Proteins encoded together in one Macadamia integrifolia cultivar HAES 741 chromosome 8, SCU_Mint_v3, whole genome shotgun sequence window:
- the LOC122086922 gene encoding exocyst complex component EXO70B1-like, with the protein MAENGEDKLIAFASHIAKSLGQTDTMADDFLQMFSNFDGRFSRDKFSDDPRSYAALDQTLKSLHLRISRYVSSDHHHQRPIWSDSADAAAFLDAVDEVLSTIRDWDSLAFEKPVASCLDRLDELLQQSMFRLEDEFRLLIKWSAEAFDLSRPCENFDITGTRNFSFDSDSDDNDDEDGYSDPNGEGEESIPIAHPVSDYDVLIDALPSGTINDLHEISKRMVAAGFGKECSHVYSSCRRDFLDESVSRLGLQKLSIEEVQKMEWSELEDEIERWIKASNVVLRILFPSERRLCDRVFFGLSSAADLSFMEVCRGCTIQLLNFADAVAIGSRSPERLFKIVDVFDTLRDLMPEFDALFSDQYCLFLRTEAATIWKRLGEAIRGIFMELENLIKRDPAKAAVPGGGLHPINRYVMNYLRAACGSRQTLEQAFEENFPYAGDYRNYDNIDRSTSSPLSVQMAWIMGLLESNLEAKSKIYLDPALSSVFLMNNGRYIVQKVKDSELGSLLGEDWIRKHTARVRQCQVNYQRNSWSKILAMLKMEGGSLSKLKVFNSQFEEICKVQSTWVVADEQLRRELRNFVAENLLPAYQNFLGSLQNAPGVKRHTEIEARINELFQGSSGGSAGSRK; encoded by the coding sequence ATGGCTGAAAACGGAGAAGACAAACTCATAGCCTTTGCTAGCCACATCGCCAAGTCTCTAGGGCAGACCGACACCATGGCCGATGACTTCCTCCAGATGTTCTCCAACTTCGACGGCCGCTTCTCCCGGGACAAATTCTCCGATGATCCCCGAAGCTACGCTGCCTTGGACCAGACTCTCAAATCGCTTCACCTGCGGATCTCCCGGTATGTGTCCTctgaccaccaccaccaacggCCCATCTGGTCCGATTCTGCTGATGCTGCCGCCTTCCTCGACGCCGTAGATGAAGTACTCTCCACCATTAGGGATTGGGATTCCTTGGCCTTCGAGAAACCCGTCGCCTCCTGCTTAGATCGTCTCGACGAACTCCTCCAGCAGTCCATGTTTCGCCTTGAAGATGAGTTCCGATTGCTAATCAAATGGAGCGCAGAGGCGTTTGACCTCAGTCGACCATGCGAAAATTTTGATATCACTGGGACTCGGAATTTCTCGTTCGACTCCGACTCCGACGACAACGACGATGAAGATGGGTACAGTGACCCCAacggagagggagaggagagtATTCCCATCGCCCACCCGGTCTCAGATTACGATGTCTTGATTGATGCGCTTCCCTCGGGGACCATCAACGATCTCCACGAAATTTCTAAGCGAATGGTTGCCGCTGGGTTTGGCAAGGAGTGCTCCCATGTCTACAGTAGCTGCCGAAGAGACTTCTTGGATGAGAGCGTCTCCAGGTTAGGGCTTCAGAAGCTGAGCATCGAAGAGGTTCAGAAAATGGAGTGGTCGGAACTCGAAGACGAGATCGAGCGTTGGATCAAGGCTTCCAATGTGGTACTTCGGATTCTTTTCCCCAGCGAACGGAGACTTTGTGATCGGGTATTCTTTGGCCTCTCCTCGGCTGCCGATCTCTCTTTCATGGAGGTCTGCAGGGGATGCACGATCCAGCTCTTGAATTTCGCTGACGCGGTTGCCATTGGGAGCAGATCCCCCGAACGCCTCTTCAAAATCGTCGACGTCTTTGATACCCTAAGGGACCTGATGCCCGAATTTGATGCTCTGTTTTCTGATCAGTACTGCTTGTTTCTCCGAACTGAAGCGGCCACCATCTGGAAAAGGCTCGGTGAAGCAATCAGAGGGATCTTCATGGAATTAGAGAATCTGATCAAACGAGATCCTGCGAAGGCCGCAGTGCCCGGTGGTGGCCTTCATCCGATCAATAGGTACGTGATGAACTACCTCCGCGCTGCCTGTGGATCACGCCAGACCCTTGAACAGGCTTTCGAAGAAAACTTTCCCTATGCGGGAGATTACAGGAACTATGATAACATCGATCGCTCAACGTCTTCGCCATTATCAGTTCAAATGGCTTGGATCATGGGGCTCCTAGAGAGTAATTTAGAGGCGAAATCCAAGATATACCTAGACCCGGCTCTAAGCtctgttttcttgatgaacaaCGGTAGGTACATCGTTCAGAAGGTGAAAGATAGCGAATTGGGTTCTCTGCTTGGTGAAGATTGGATTCGTAAACATACTGCGAGGGTCCGTCAATGCCAAGTGAACTACCAGAGGAACTCATGGAGCAAGATTTTGGCGATGTTGAAGATGGAGGGTGGCTCACTTTCGAAGCTCAAGGTCTTCAATTCGCAGTTTGAGGAGATATGCAAAGTGCAGTCAACATGGGTTGTGGCTGATGAGCAGCTTCGGAGAGAGCTTAGGAATTTTGTTGCCGAGAATCTACTGCCAGCGTATCAGAACTTCTTAGGAAGTTTGCAGAATGCTCCTGGAGTAAAGAGGCATACAGAAATTGAGGCTCGGATTAATGAGTTGTTCCAAGGAAGTAGTGGTGGGTCTGCAGGTAGCCGGAAATGA